The Bacillota bacterium genome contains the following window.
TAAATGGTTGAAAGACTCTTAACTCCAGAAGAGGCAGCTGACAGGCTGGCAGTAAGCCCTAAGAGCATTCGGGAATGGCTACGGCGAGGAAAACTCAGAGGTGTCAGAGCAGGGCGCCTTTGGAGGATAAGGGAGCGCGACCTGGAGGCCTTCCTGGACCCTGTTCTTCAAGCATTAAAGGCTGCTCCAGAAGATGATGAGCCATTAACGCAGGAAGATAAAGAGGCTATTGCCGAAGCGGAAAAAGCCATAGCCCAAGGGAAGACAAAGCCCTGGGAAGAGTTTAAAAGGGAACTGGGATTATGAAACTTGAGATAACCGAACCGGCCCAGAAAGACTTTGCTAATCTTGACAGGAAAACACAAAGGCGGATTAGGGCTGCTTTGGA
Protein-coding sequences here:
- a CDS encoding helix-turn-helix domain-containing protein, whose product is MVERLLTPEEAADRLAVSPKSIREWLRRGKLRGVRAGRLWRIRERDLEAFLDPVLQALKAAPEDDEPLTQEDKEAIAEAEKAIAQGKTKPWEEFKRELGL